The sequence accTTCGGTTGCAAATGAACAGTCCAAGGTCAGCTACTCtccttttgatactatcttatgctttcgtaggatctacttggagattaccccATTGGCACGTCGCAAAACGCGAAGTgtattctgtcagtaaatggacaattttatttgtattgtaaactTCCATAACTAAAACTGAAAATTTACCTTACCAAATTAACATTTGAAATTTGCTGTTAAGCTTAAAGGAAGCTACCTGTGTCATCATGTTGTACGTCTTGTATCTTGAAGACCAGTTTGTTTGGGTTTTCTGGGTTTGtttctccggctgttttttctcCATCTTCCTTTTCGACCAACTTGAACACAGGGACTTGCGGCGCCATGTTGTCCCACTGCAGACCGAGATCGTAAAGACTTTGATCGTAAAGACTCTGCCACCTTCTGGTCTCCATGATACACCACctacaggtcaaaggtcagtttTGGAAAATCATTTAAGGTTTGCTGTTGCTTCTCATTTTATGCTCTTTCACTCACCACAACGTACAAGTGAGACCGCATGGCGTAATTGGCAGCGCATTCGGCTCAGTGAGACCGCGTGGCGTAATTAGCAGCGCATTCGGCTCACTTTCAACAGTATGGTGGCTTTGAAATGgcgtcttttgacacctgttccgccataccctccattgtctatgtatatggagaatctcaataaaaaattaaaaagcaaccaaaaggtaCAACCAGTTATCGACTTTCCTGCTTCAGTTGTATTCAGAAATGCATTGACTAAACTCCTCAATCACATGAGATACGCGACGGCAGCAATTGGCAACAGGTGCCAGAAACCGTCCACCGTCTCTGTCGGGTTATGGCTGCAGCTGTTCTGTCCTACTTTTGATATATTGCCTCCTTAATTTCTGTTATAAAACTTTGAAAGAAGTTCTGTTCTGTGTCTGCGATGCTTGATTTCTTTTTACTCATCCAAATATAATATCATGACTTACCAAGAGCGACAGCAGCTTCTCCGGTAGCGTGTCGATGCGCTCATCCTCTCCCACGCGCAGGGTCACTTGACAAGCCTCGAAGGTCAGCTCCAGTTCACATTTCCCCAACTCTATCTGCAGCTCATGCAGCTCAAGGCCTGTATGAGAGGCGTTGTTACTGTCTTGATTTACATAGTTATTGTACTAGTATTGGCCAAGATATAGTAACAATGCTGTGTTGTATCAGGTGAAGAAAAAATGGTCACGTAGTATCGAAAAGCCTTGTTAGGCAGAAATTAAATGTTGCTTTTATAACGTCATGCAGACAACGTCAATAAATCATGACACTGGCACTCTATCTTCATTCAAAGCAAACTTAACCTGCCTTAGACTTTTCtaggctccataggtcgctggaatTCTCTagaaatagacagataacatgccaagGCAGTTAGCTGGCCAAAGAGTACAGTATGCGACCAAAGTCCTGTTAAAACTTCATTGAcgtgttatctgtctatttggacaatttctagtagggctgggtaccggtacacaaaattcaggtccaggtccggttcaggtccagaggattagatccaggtccggacctgaacctggacctgattcagtatgtgaaaacttgtgaatggacaaaacTCAAAACGATGGTCCAATTCGCTACAAAGTAAtttgttttgtggagtattcgactcccactggcgttttaaaatcctacaaggctaactgcctctctcCGATTGGTTGTAAACCTTGCTATAAACGACTATAGACTCTAcgctacttcgctcttgttattttctcgaccggtaagccccaaaacgtgtaaattcctgatcatataatctattcattttcctaGAGGTCAAACATCCAGTGTaccaatttttttaggtccgttttttcctgaccggtccaacaagaaaaaacggttttgtgcCGGTACACcttaccggtacccagccctaatttcCAGTATTTTCCAgcggcctgtggagcctggtaaatCTGCCTTACAAAGTGACAAATGACGTCTTCTAGTGGGTAGAAAACTAGCCGCTGATGATTGACTAGTCTTGTTATCAACAAAGCATGCTGTTGTACGAACACGACTGTAAGTCTTATCATGGAAGCCAGcacatctgtgttggtagtaattatagcacaatgctaaactttcttccaacgcaACAGttcacacggatcaaattttcaacaaccaccgTTGCCTTCTTCAGAATCAATACTGATCAATACCATCAGCATTGATCCGATCAATACCATCAGTATTAATaccatcagtattgatcctaaagaaggaggaaagtttagcattgtaccaTGACTGTAGGTCTTGTAGACTTTAGGGTAGATACGTACCACCCATAAGACTCTGAGTGAATTCTTCATACTCTATCAGTTCGATGACTGCGTTAGCTTTGATTCCGTACTCCCTGAACGTACTGGCAGCACGAGCTGTGTCTTCCTTCTCTTCTTCAGTCTCAGCGTTGGTCCACTTGATTTGAACCTAAGTACAACGTATGAAGAAACATTAGTTACCAATTAATCAACAGTTCACCTAACCTGTGGCTATGTATTACAACTCATTCAAAACGCTTCATCATTTCTCACACACTGTGTTTATGTTTTACGGCAAATATGATATTGCCATTCGGGTGCAAAAACTTTAAGAGTTAAACCAGAGACAAATTAAGTGCTATGTGAACAACCTACACAGTCACTATCACATTCTCGGTCACCGAAGACTCGGACAATCGGATCATCTTCGGCCACGTAGTAGCAGTTCCCTTCAACGGTCACTTGGAACTCTGCAGCACACATCATATCCATGTATAAGTCTACGAATTATGGAGCTCATGTGAAAGTCCCAGTAAGCGGGAAGAGAGGAAGACAGAGGAAAGCATAAGAGGATAGACTGGTTTGAGTTCAACTGAAGCCATAAGAGCAGCGGAGGACAGTGATAGGTGGAGAGAAAGACACAGGAAGAGATGAGAGGACAATATACGAGAGTGGACTGGTTTGGGTTTAGCCAAAGCCATAATaaagggccttcacactgaaaccgaattagcaggaatcgagcagaaccagccggaatgaagtatttgcaaaattcgtgccacagtcggggccattccgagtgggaattccaaatggaacTTATattccccttcacacgagaaggaataagccaaaatgccgtcagaatgaaaagtcttttctaatattcctgtgaattcgttcTGTATTCGaaaaaattcttactgcattccagatattcttttagcCACATTCGGACttgattcgaagtggcttgccgtttcggttctccatcgaatgagataagaatgtttagaataatgttggaatgccgcagaatgcggtcagattGCAGTTAGAATAGTAAGAATTCACTTGGAACCCACTTCAAATGCCATTCgttatttctccacttcgaatgcacctcgacactttttaacaaaaaactttcgggctagcaaaaagaacgggcacaaatagctggaatgcagtaagaatgtctggaacacactacgaattgccaggaatatgccaggaatagaacagaattttcattccgacggcattccggctgattcttgctctcgtgtgaagggggcttaagagCGGTAGAGGACAGTGATACTAATAGGCGGAGGAGAATAGTGGATGGAGTCAGTGGTGCGCCAACGACCCATACATAGGTCAAAGGATAGGTGAGATGAGGTGAGACACAGCATTGTTGCTGTTCCTTAGCCTCGTGATTAGTCGACTCACCCTTTCCCGCAACCTCTTGCCTCCACTGCTTACAGTCGAACCACAGTTTCTTGTCGTCGGTAACGGCTGTTTCCTCGCTACAGAGACAGATGTAGGTTTGGTCCTCCTCCAGGTCTGTCACCAGTACCTAGATAAAGTACAGTTTGGACAGATACCTGCGGTTAGGTGCTTGTAATAGCTTTTTTGATACCTCATGGCAAAAGCATATGTATACGTTCTTGATGAAAACGAACAAGAGTAACAAGGGTATATGGCTGATATGCATGTTAAGCAATTCTTTTTTATGATTTCTTTATCATGACGACTCGAAGCCTTCAAATGTACCTTTGCCAGTTTGacctcttcttctttctttcgtgaaaaaaaatgtttaaaaaaatgtttaatgcGATAGAGGGTGCTTTCTTCCTCCTTCAACTTGATAACCTGAATCCCCTTCAATGGCAACAGCTTGGAGCCGGTCGGAAGTCTCTTTCTGGTCTGATGCAGCCTAAAAAAAGAgaacaaacatataaacatgaAATCCAGGTCTCGGATGGCACTGTTTTCTCTATATCAAGATATTAGAAAAATTACTATGGATACAGTAGAAAGAAACTTAGTATACCGCAATGGTTGACTTTAGATAAGATGTACGTACTATCCCGGGAATAGGAAATGTACATTATGTCTCTTTATAAATACGTTGAATCTCTGATAAACGTTGAAACATCTCACATATATTCTATTAGTCATTAACCATCCTACGATATAAAAGCCGCACGTCCTTTCAGATATGTTGAACTACGTACTTTCACACTACTTTGAAGCCTTATGTATTAAACATATAACGTTTTTGTACCCAGTTTCGCAGACGTCCCGTGGCACTTGGACCTCTGTGCTGTTCTGCCGCCCGAGAAGGTTCACATTAATCTCGAACTTGTTCTTCACCTCGCCGATGCGTTTTGCCAGTGTCGTCACGGTGTCTGAGAGGAAACAAAACGGGAGTCTCAGGTGAAAATCTGACTTTGTGCTAACAATTGCAGCCCTGCATATGGAATTTCAGCTAATGACAAATATCAACtataaaggcaacattttcgcgaaaatgcagaatgtttcctCCGTAGTcattttgtcaagctactcgcacacaatactataacATTGGGCTTTCCCTACATAGTATTGTATGCGAGAAAATAaatcctacatctgcttggtttttgGATCTGGTCGTTAACATAATTACACTACACTAGgctcgccctatagtattgtgtacaAGAAATGCAGGTTTTGCAATGATAAAAAGTCTTGTATTAACATAAACAGCCAATATCTaatctaagctctgattggctactgacagaagaagaaagaaaaagaacaacaaaccatcaaaaacaatatgttttccctaccAAATCCATGTACTTACAATGCCCCTCCCTGTCCTTGTTACCGATGCCCAGAGTGTAGTTCCCATCGTGAATTCCGACCGGCTTCACACCGTCTCTCTCTATGGTGCCCTGTTCGTCATAATAGACTCGGGCCAGTTTGATGGCGAGAATGATGCCTCCGGTGTTGCTGCGTTCGAGGCTAGCGGCTGTCTCTTTGGTACTGCCTCCGCCCGCTTCAATGCCCACTCCGTGGATCTTAGCGTTGACACTTACCTGGGCGTAATGATACgttaaaatatttacattttcatCATTGCACAAGCTTGGTCTTTTCAAATGTGTGTGTTGAAACATTTTGGTACAAGCTGAATTTATGTTCAAGCGGCTTGCGTATATCTTATCAAGAGAGAGTCATCAAAGAACAAAGTGGAATAGATTTATCATTGACATTATTTAAGACGACCAGACGTACCTTTCTGTCCTTCTTTGAGTCCCGTGTCTCCACGATGCTGACTTCCTTCGCCACCAACACGTCTGTGACCACCAGGAAGCTGGTCTCATTCCTGATGCCCTCAGCGCTGGTTTGAGCCGTCAGTCCAGACAGCGCCTTTCTCAGGTCTTCTATGTCCACACTTCTGTGTTCCAGGTCAGTACAGGTGGTCTCCACACAACGtttgttagttttgctgccCTCAGCCGAGAAACCCACAGCCTCCACCGCCTTGAGAATGAAGTTACCATTTACGCTCCTCTCGTAGCTGTACGTCTGTTTCCAAGACGCCTTCTTCGGGTAGGCCTGGACTGAGACGTCGTCTAAAATCTTTGCCTCACCTGGATCTTTGGGGACTAGATAGTTGCTGGTCTTCTCTTTGGCCTTGGGTTCAAGGACAATTTTGCCCTGCGGGTCGCACTTTCGTGTTTTGACCAGGAGAGTTTTCGGGGAGTACTTGTCCACCTGTAGTGCGATGTCCAGGTACATCCAGCCGGCCCCtcccacctggtcattgatgaTGTCTTCGGCCAGACGGAGGCGGATTTTTCCATCTTTGTCATCCATGGTTGTTAAGGACTGTTACCGGTATACCGTGAAAAATGAAATTAACGTGGTCCATGTATTAGCAAATTTGACCCCACTAGGATTATCTGATTATGTACTGCAATGTAAGGTAAATTGCAAGCTTCTAAAATGTTAAATCTCACACAGGTGATAAAGGGGCCAATGTGCGATTTGTCACGGTCTCCCTCCCTGATTGACCTTCTATTCATCAACGAGAAAAAACTTATCAAGTCTACCTCTGTGTTATCTCCCCTCTTCGGATGCCACCACAGCCCTATTGTCGCTACTATTAACTTGTCACTCAGGCCCCCTCGTCCTTATGTCCGTACCATCTGGGATTATTCCAAAACCGATCACAGCTTGCTGGCACTCTTCTCGTCTGAGCCAATATGGCATGAAGTTTTCTAttgtgatactgttgaagaAGCTAGCAAGAAGTTGATGGAACTGATTTTGGAagccaaaattaaaagtgtgCCTCATAAGGACATTCTCGTTAGACCTCGTGACAAACCTTGGATTTCACCTGACATTAGACGCTTAATGCACCAGAGAGACAAGTTGCATAAGAAAGCCAAGTTAACGAACAGCCCTATTCATTGGTCTTCATATCGTCTTATTAGAAATAAACTTGTCCATCAGTTATCATTAGCCAAGTCTAATTATCACAACCGCCTGGTTGCCTCCTTAAGTAGTCCCCCCTCATCCAACAAAAAGTGGTGGCACATTGTGAAACATTTCTACCAAAGTAAAGTTAATTCTACTATTCCACCGCTTAAGTCTGGCAACTGTTTTATAACCGATTCAAGAGAAAAGGCAACtatgtttaatttgtatttctctTCTCAGGCCTCAGTGGATGACTCCAGTGCTAGACTTCCACCCCTTGATATCCTTACTAGTGCTCGTCTTACACAGTGTGTTACATCAGCTGCTGAGATAGAACTTTATGTCTCAGATTTAGAAGTATCTAAAGCATGTGGCTATGATAATGTAGACAATCGCTTTCTTACATCCATATGTCCCTATATCTCTGACAAAATTGCATATGTTTTTAACTTGTCTCTAAATCACGGAGTCTTCCCTGAATCCTGGAAAAAAGCAAATGTGGTACCAATTTTAAAAAAGGGGGACCCCGAGGATGTGTCGAATTACCGACCTGTATCCCTACTCCCCTGTTtgtctaaaatccttgaaaaaattgtatttaaacACTTGTACAACCACCTGATGTCCCAAAACTTATTATATTCTCTCCAGTCTGGATTTATCCGTGGAGATTCAACAGTAGGCCAACTTGTTTGTGTAACTGACAAAATTCTTGAAGCTCTTGACTCTAATAGAGAGGTCCGAGCAgtttatttagatttttcacatgcatttgacaaagtttggcaTAAGGGCATTATTTTCAAGCTTCAAAGAAATGGGGTCGAGGGTCCGGTCCTAAATTGGTTCCACAGCTATCTTTCTGATCGTGTACAAAGAGTTGTTATAGGTGGCCAGCACTCAGATTGGTGCAATATTCGCGCAGGCGTACCACAGGGTTCTGTATTAGGCCCCCTCTTAtttcttgatttcttgtttacatCAATGATATGGTGGACGATTTATCATCTTGCCCGTTTCTCTTTGCAGATGATAGTTCTTTAGTAGATATAGTGGATAGCCCAACCGAAACTGCGTCAAGTCTAAATTCTGATCTTAGTAAGATATCATCTTGGGCTTCCACGTGGCTTATGAAACTGAATCCTTTAAAAACtgaggaaatgtgtttttccaggaaaatcGATCCCCCTTGCCATCCTCCCCTTTTTCTTGATAACTGTGTCATTCAATCTGTAAAAGACCACAAGCACATTGGTGTTTTTCTCACGTCCACCATGTCTTgggaaaaacatattacacacatgatggccaaagtatcaaaacgtgTGTCCACACTGAACAAACTTAAATTTAAATTGCCACGACATGTACTCGAAGTTATCTACAAGTCCTTAATTCGTCCACTTCTTGAGTACGCCGACATAGTATGGCATGGCTGCACTATATCGGACTCCCGACGTATAGAGAGAGTACAATATGAGTGCTCACTCACAGTATCAGGTGCTGTGAGAGGATCCTCATATTTGTCACTCCTCTCTAAACTTGGGTGGGAAAACTGTCTGACCGTCGCCTTCATTTtctttgacaatgttttataAAATTATCCATGGTCACACTCATCAGTATCTTCAGGAGCTGATCACCCCTGAAGTATCTGCCTCTACTCCTTATGACCTTCGTAACAAAAACAATTTACAGCCACCGACTTGTACCACAACTCGTTAACAAAGGTCCTTTATTCCGTATGCTACATATCACTGGAACAGTCTTGATGTAGCTGTACGGTCATTTAATCCTTCGACattcaaaaattacttagtaaaaTTAGTTCGCACTGCCCTCAACACACAGTCACGGCCCCAGGTACGCCTGCATTTTACTCCAACGCCTCCGCATCGGGACCTGTACTTCAGCTTATCCACACGTAATTTAGTAGATAGTCCTTCTTGCAGCTGTCGCTCCCGATGTGAAAGCGTTGTCCACTATTTATTGTACTGTCCTAACTACAACCAACTTAGAATATcccttctctgcaatcttcaagACCTTGTCAGCTCAACCCTTGATTTTAAAACATTGTCTGATCCAGCCCTGGCTCAACTTTTACTCGGGGGTTCACCCACTTtaacaaaggaaacaaatgCCGATATAATGCATCTTACCCAGTCATACATACTCGAGACCATGTATACATACTCGTATATACGTGTTGGATCcgtcaccccactgctgtactTTACTTTTctatttgatctcacattgttttgtcctctgtttattttattttcaagtgTCCCAGTGGCCATGGTGATGTTAATATTGGTTTTGTTAGAGTTCatcaccactgtgtcttgtctgatatgtctttgtgtaatagttgttgccatacattgtaccatgtacaaatgtcgtgcaataaagttctatcatgACTTTCTATCACGTCTCTCTCTCGGCTTTTCTTCGCTGACGAAGATCGTCTAGGGGTGTTGCCCACGTCTGGTGCAGGCGCGCTGGTGGCTGACGAGCCCAATCCGAGACAGGCAGACTCGGCCGCAGCGGCTGCAGGTCAATGCTGGGTCTGTACTTGGTGCCGTGGCGTTTCGGGTTTTCCTCCTGTTGCGCTTCTCTACAAGGGCAGCTTTGCGGTTCGTCTCAAATGTAGTGACTGACTGGTTTACAGTGTGTCGCCAAGCCTCACGTTCAGCAGCAAGGGCTGACCATTGGTGAAGGTCGATGTGGCAAGAAGCCAGAGATTTCTTCAGAGAGTCTTTGAATCTCTTGTTTGGTGCTCCCCTGTGGCGGTGGCCGGTGGAGAGTTCGCCGTAGAGGACAATCTTTGGCAGACGATGATCCTTTATTTTTGAGACATGACCTGCCCAGCGCAACTGCGTCTTCATCAAGGTGGCCTCGGTGCTGGGGATCTCTGCTTGCTCAAGGACTTCAACGTTGGTGATGTAGTCACTCCAGTGTATGTTGAGGATGGTGCGAAGACATCGTTGATGAAACCGTTCTAGCAGACGCAGGTGGTGTCTGTATGTGACCCATGACTCTGAGCCATACAGAAGGGTCGTCAGTACGACCAGCATGTACACCAATGAAAACAAGGTACACGTGCTAGCACATACGTCGACAAGCAAACATATATACGTGCTAGCACACACGTCTCACCGGCCTACTTGTTATTCAAGCGCAATTGAGTCAACTTAAAGGTGTTTGTAAAGTCTACAATCATTCGGGCGTGACGAGTAACGTTACGCTGGGTTTCtgatcttcatacatacagccagacGAAGGTATAGAacacaacacacctacaacaacaataattGATACttttaaacaataaaaccgtcgccatggcaatgctttttatTACCACACttgtagggactaccctgaaagattaataaataaaataaatactaACACAAGATCGCCTCAGTGTacatgtcactgacaaaaggtagtgaaTTCTatatgaaacgtctgaccgtttcccaaatcatatccagttgcttgattaactgctACTTGGTACAGTTACAGTTTCAGTTATCTTTATCTGTAAAGAAGAGGTAAAAATAAACTAGCACAGCACGCCCGTTTAGCACGGATCTCCAGCAGAATCCCCTTCCGTGCCCCTCCCCCTGTCGCTCTAAAGTTAAGAGCACAACCCCCGTACGTGCGATTTGTCCGTACGTGTTTTTTGGGAGGCCGGCCacatccgccacgtatttctgaaaacgtggtgaacgactggcaagagcatggagggagtacgtcaacacggCAACACAAAGTTATGtttgcacgtaaagttctacggcgcgtctgcgtgctccaaaatccgtcggattccctacgagttcgtacggaggcggtacttaccactttcagatcccaaaagattgcccacgttttggcttgtagacagcacgtattcagtgcacgtacggcgggttgtgcccttagcttgagGTGGTCTACAGAATGGTCTGTAACACCTCCCCTTCCAAAAGTATATAAATCTTATTATTCTtaaatttcatacaagttttgtaACTATGCTGTGTATCttacattgtttttgtcatacCTGTGCCTTACTGTATTTGTTTCGTTGTCCTGTGCTTTGATGACCACACGAACAagcccccggtctgaatagggtttaaTGCATCTGCTTTCATTTACAGGTATTTTTATACTAAAATTTATTTAACTACCTATCTAATGACGAAAGTGTGCTCATCATATGCTGGCAAAGTCTTTTTCCTCCTAATGTGTTATGAATTAACAAAATGGATACCCCGAAAGAAACACAAAAATTGTCGCAAATcgcatgtaaattgtaaaaagCAAAATCGAAAAATGTAACGTATGGAGCAGTTCATACGTGTATAAATCTATGGACTAGAAACATACCTCAGATTGCAAGGAAAGCATGTCCGGTTCCTATTTTTCAGGCATAGTTTTTGATCCAAATCAGAATTAGCAGAAGCATCTCATATTTCCAGCATACCTTATATTCGCTTGCACTGTGTATATCGTTTGTTATCATGACAACAAAAGCAAGGTTATTTCACATATATGCTAGCAACTATTACAAGTCAAATTGACGAATCAAGAGCGTACACCTGTTGTTGCGA comes from Branchiostoma floridae strain S238N-H82 chromosome 19, Bfl_VNyyK, whole genome shotgun sequence and encodes:
- the LOC118406586 gene encoding uncharacterized protein LOC118406586, translated to MDDKDGKIRLRLAEDIINDQVGGAGWMYLDIALQVDKYSPKTLLVKTRKCDPQGKIVLEPKAKEKTSNYLVPKDPGEAKILDDVSVQAYPKKASWKQTYSYERSVNGNFILKAVEAVGFSAEGSKTNKRCVETTCTDLEHRSVDIEDLRKALSGLTAQTSAEGIRNETSFLVVTDVLVAKEVSIVETRDSKKDRKVSVNAKIHGVGIEAGGGSTKETAASLERSNTGGIILAIKLARVYYDEQGTIERDGVKPVGIHDGNYTLGIGNKDREGHYTVTTLAKRIGEVKNKFEINVNLLGRQNSTEVQVPRDVCETGLHQTRKRLPTGSKLLPLKGIQVIKLKEEESTLYRIKHFFKHFFSRKKEEEVKLAKVLVTDLEEDQTYICLCSEETAVTDDKKLWFDCKQWRQEVAGKEFQVTVEGNCYYVAEDDPIVRVFGDRECDSDCVQIKWTNAETEEEKEDTARAASTFREYGIKANAVIELIEYEEFTQSLMGGLELHELQIELGKCELELTFEACQVTLRVGEDERIDTLPEKLLSLLVVYHGDQKVAESLRSKSLRSRSAVGQHGAASPCVQVGRKGRWRKNSRRNKPRKPKQTGLQDTRRTT